The Benincasa hispida cultivar B227 chromosome 11, ASM972705v1, whole genome shotgun sequence genome has a segment encoding these proteins:
- the LOC120090731 gene encoding uncharacterized protein LOC120090731 — MIIILDAADKASRYEVRPIDQYEFEVINGGLEGRVNIHTRTCTCRKFDYYKIPCSHAIAACRVQNIDPTSLCSWVYSIDAILAAYAEPVRSLGHFLEWKQSSAFVDVETLPPKRVTRIGRP; from the coding sequence ATGATAATAATTCTTGACGCGGCGGACAAAGCGAGCAGATATGAAGTTCGACCAATTGACCAATATGAGTTTGAGGTGATAAATGGAGGATTGGAAGGCCGTGTCAATATTCACACAAGAACATGCACGTGTcgcaagtttgattattataaaatCCCTTGTTCACACGCCATTGCTGCATGTAGGGTTCAGAATATTGATCCTACCTCTCTTTGTTCATGGGTATACTCTATTGATGCAATATTGGCTGCGTATGCTGAACCTGTACGATCACTTGGACACTTTTTGGAGTGGAAACAATCATCAGCCTTCGTCGATGTTGAAACATTACCTCCAAAAAGAGTTACAAGAATAGGTCGCCCATGA